The following coding sequences are from one Bradyrhizobium sp. 200 window:
- a CDS encoding class I SAM-dependent methyltransferase: MIGTQPVLIDFAASIFERAMYEAESGSALQRDVSRRSMGSRLHRLTFGGNPVAVSNSTKFIDLLKRESRRPVVLVVGGGTIGSGADELYRDDSIELVGTDVYASPHTVLVADAHGLPFEDSVFDGVWVQAVLEHVLEPATVVAELHRVLRPDGLVYAETPFMQQVHEQAYDFSRFTQSGHRWLFRRFSEIGAGPVGGAGVALAWSIRYFSRALGAGNKLSRLIVLPFFWIRYLDAFGRGRAAADAASGFFFLGRRAEQAMDPHAMPEYYNRQK; the protein is encoded by the coding sequence ATGATCGGCACGCAACCGGTGCTGATCGATTTTGCAGCCAGCATTTTTGAGCGCGCAATGTACGAGGCCGAGAGCGGCTCGGCGCTGCAGCGGGACGTCAGCCGCCGTTCCATGGGGTCGCGGCTGCATCGGCTTACCTTCGGGGGCAATCCGGTTGCCGTCTCCAACAGCACGAAATTCATCGATCTGTTGAAGCGGGAATCGAGACGGCCGGTGGTGCTCGTGGTCGGCGGCGGGACGATCGGTTCGGGCGCAGACGAGCTCTATCGGGATGATTCCATCGAACTGGTCGGCACCGACGTCTACGCCTCGCCGCATACCGTGCTGGTGGCGGACGCCCACGGGCTGCCGTTCGAAGACAGCGTGTTCGATGGCGTCTGGGTGCAGGCGGTGCTGGAGCATGTGCTGGAACCCGCAACGGTCGTTGCCGAGTTGCATCGCGTGCTTCGGCCGGACGGCCTGGTCTATGCGGAGACGCCGTTCATGCAGCAGGTGCACGAGCAGGCCTATGATTTCTCGCGTTTCACGCAGAGCGGTCACCGCTGGCTGTTCAGGCGATTTTCGGAGATCGGCGCCGGACCGGTCGGCGGCGCCGGCGTGGCGCTCGCATGGTCGATCCGCTACTTCTCGCGCGCGCTCGGCGCGGGCAACAAGCTGTCGCGCCTGATCGTGCTGCCGTTCTTCTGGATCAGGTATCTCGATGCGTTCGGCCGCGGCCGGGCCGCAGCGGATGCCGCCAGCGGCTTCTTCTTTCTCGGGCGCAGGGCCGAGCAGGCGATGGATCCGCACGCCATGCCGGAATATTACAACCGGCAAAAGTGA
- a CDS encoding tripartite tricarboxylate transporter substrate binding protein produces MAGFAVALAAWPSGILAEDFPARAVRIIVPQSAGGATDTFARAIGQKLSERWKQPVVIENRAGAAGVIGTEAVAKAPADGYTLLVTYEGSQAINPSLYEKLPFDSIRDFEPIATIAVTPFLLIVGPQTKANTLQEFLTLARANPDKLNYGSAGNGSVNHLLGEMLKVEAEIRITHVPYKGAPQAISDVIGGHLDSAFASAPSVIASVRQGLVRALAVSSGRRVAISPETPTIAEGGVKDFDVNPWWGIFGPAGLSPSIVSKINSDVAEILQELDFQELLAKQGATPLASSPEEFRALLAKDIAKWAKAVKAAGIKMN; encoded by the coding sequence ATGGCGGGGTTTGCCGTCGCGTTGGCGGCCTGGCCGTCGGGCATCCTGGCGGAAGATTTTCCAGCAAGAGCGGTCCGTATCATCGTGCCGCAATCCGCCGGCGGTGCAACGGACACCTTTGCACGCGCGATCGGACAGAAACTCAGTGAGCGCTGGAAGCAACCGGTCGTCATCGAGAATCGCGCCGGCGCAGCGGGCGTGATCGGCACCGAGGCGGTCGCTAAAGCTCCGGCGGACGGATACACCTTGCTGGTAACCTACGAAGGTTCTCAGGCGATCAACCCCAGCCTGTACGAAAAGCTACCCTTCGATTCCATCCGGGATTTCGAGCCGATCGCTACCATCGCAGTGACACCGTTTCTATTGATTGTCGGTCCCCAGACAAAAGCCAACACGCTTCAGGAATTTCTCACCCTGGCACGGGCCAATCCGGACAAGCTGAACTACGGCTCGGCGGGAAACGGTTCGGTGAATCATCTGCTCGGCGAGATGCTGAAAGTCGAGGCCGAAATCCGTATCACGCATGTGCCCTATAAGGGGGCCCCGCAAGCCATTTCCGATGTCATCGGCGGTCACCTCGATTCGGCGTTCGCAAGTGCGCCATCGGTTATCGCGTCGGTTCGGCAGGGATTGGTACGTGCGCTGGCCGTCAGCAGCGGTCGACGCGTTGCGATTTCTCCCGAGACGCCGACGATCGCGGAGGGCGGGGTCAAGGATTTCGACGTCAATCCCTGGTGGGGAATCTTCGGCCCGGCCGGACTCAGTCCATCGATCGTCAGCAAGATAAACTCTGATGTTGCCGAGATATTGCAGGAGCTCGACTTCCAGGAATTGCTTGCCAAACAGGGGGCAACGCCGCTTGCCAGCTCGCCGGAGGAATTTCGCGCGCTGCTCGCGAAGGATATCGCGAAATGGGCAAAAGCGGTCAAGGCGGCAGGGATCAAGATGAACTAG
- a CDS encoding endo-1,4-beta-xylanase — translation MQQWSRRNALALIAGASVASYENRALAAQPAQSLGAIAARNGIVFGAAAGPVIDKDHAYRELYQTQTRIVTTDIAMKMGTIAPQPGPKRFESADRLLKFCAGNNIPMRGHCLIWNEWVPQWIRNLSGSEREKFFDSYIEEVAARYVGKLHSWDVVNEPFWPGHKAPGGYRLGPWYDTFGTGYVRRAFERVAMVDRKTKMVLNEAQSERDDDVGLAVRRGLLQLVDELKHAGVPLHAVGLQSHLQPRYPHDPGRFAEFLHALADRGVEIYLTEFDVRDDTFPDDIAARDAMIAETAEKYLNNALRVPAVKVVIAWELADNYSFYTDAAKKKDPLAQRLPRPLPFDSSMQKKPLWFAMARAFENARKS, via the coding sequence ATGCAGCAGTGGTCGAGGCGAAACGCGCTCGCTCTCATCGCAGGAGCGAGTGTCGCATCGTACGAAAATAGAGCACTCGCTGCGCAGCCCGCGCAGAGTCTCGGTGCCATCGCAGCCCGCAACGGGATCGTGTTCGGCGCGGCGGCAGGTCCTGTCATCGACAAGGATCATGCCTATCGCGAGCTCTATCAGACGCAGACGCGCATCGTTACGACCGATATTGCGATGAAGATGGGAACCATCGCGCCGCAGCCTGGGCCGAAGCGATTCGAAAGCGCGGACCGGTTGCTGAAATTTTGTGCAGGCAACAACATTCCGATGCGGGGTCATTGCTTGATCTGGAACGAGTGGGTTCCGCAATGGATCAGGAACCTGAGCGGCTCCGAACGTGAGAAGTTTTTCGATTCCTATATCGAGGAAGTGGCTGCCCGCTATGTCGGCAAGCTGCACTCATGGGATGTCGTCAACGAGCCGTTCTGGCCTGGACACAAGGCGCCCGGCGGTTACCGGCTCGGCCCATGGTACGACACGTTCGGTACGGGGTACGTGCGCCGCGCCTTTGAGCGCGTGGCGATGGTCGACCGGAAGACCAAAATGGTTCTCAACGAGGCGCAGAGCGAGCGCGACGATGACGTCGGCCTCGCGGTTCGCCGCGGCTTGCTGCAACTAGTCGACGAATTGAAACACGCCGGCGTGCCGCTGCATGCCGTCGGGTTGCAAAGTCATCTGCAGCCCCGGTATCCGCACGACCCAGGACGCTTCGCCGAATTTCTTCACGCGCTCGCCGATCGTGGCGTCGAAATCTACCTGACCGAGTTCGACGTGCGCGATGACACGTTTCCGGATGACATCGCGGCGCGCGATGCCATGATCGCCGAGACCGCCGAGAAGTACCTGAACAACGCGCTGCGTGTTCCGGCGGTCAAGGTGGTGATTGCCTGGGAACTTGCCGATAACTACTCGTTCTATACCGATGCGGCGAAGAAGAAGGATCCCCTCGCGCAGCGGCTGCCGCGGCCGCTGCCGTTCGATTCATCGATGCAGAAGAAGCCGCTCTGGTTCGCGATGGCGCGCGCGTTCGAGAATGCCAGGAAGTCCTAG
- a CDS encoding LysR family transcriptional regulator, which yields MPDINFKLLHIFIAIADNRSFRQASEKLNRSQSAVSMQIKQLEDQIGAALFHRTTRRVELTAEGLKLLTFARRALGEWENGLREIREAVDIQRGTLTFACIPTIAATILPRALQAFQANYPGISIRLRELAAADLLECIRRREVDFGIGIEMERSIEFRFDGLFDDPIYAIATEAFRFRKRTSVDMADLCAYPVLLNSRSAALRIMLDRALAARDLHMDIKFEVVHTHTLIALAAAGMGVGILPKIALPMPLKKDLRAAPIANPALIRTVSIVTLNGQSLSPAGRALTDAIRKCLKDKPGSG from the coding sequence ATGCCGGACATCAATTTCAAACTTCTGCATATTTTCATCGCCATCGCAGACAACAGGAGCTTTCGGCAGGCGTCGGAAAAGCTGAACCGATCTCAATCCGCGGTCAGCATGCAGATCAAACAACTCGAGGACCAGATCGGCGCGGCGCTGTTTCATCGAACAACGCGCCGGGTCGAGCTCACCGCCGAGGGGTTGAAGCTGCTGACGTTCGCGCGGCGCGCATTGGGTGAATGGGAGAATGGCCTTCGGGAAATCCGGGAGGCCGTGGACATCCAGCGGGGAACACTGACGTTCGCGTGCATCCCCACCATCGCAGCGACGATACTGCCACGCGCACTTCAAGCCTTCCAGGCGAATTATCCCGGAATAAGCATTCGGCTCCGCGAACTTGCCGCCGCAGACCTGCTCGAATGCATTCGCCGCAGGGAGGTCGACTTTGGAATTGGAATCGAGATGGAGCGTTCGATTGAGTTCCGGTTTGACGGGCTATTCGACGATCCGATCTATGCGATCGCGACCGAAGCCTTTCGGTTTCGGAAGCGCACGTCGGTCGACATGGCCGACCTCTGCGCCTATCCGGTGCTGCTTAACTCCAGGTCCGCCGCCTTGCGCATCATGCTTGACCGGGCCCTGGCAGCTCGCGATCTGCACATGGATATCAAGTTTGAGGTCGTTCACACCCATACCCTGATCGCGCTTGCGGCGGCGGGTATGGGTGTAGGCATCTTGCCGAAGATCGCTTTGCCGATGCCGCTCAAGAAGGATTTACGCGCGGCTCCCATCGCCAACCCGGCATTGATCCGCACGGTGTCTATCGTGACTTTGAACGGCCAGTCTCTATCGCCTGCCGGCCGTGCGCTGACGGACGCAATACGAAAATGTCTCAAGGACAAACCCGGATCGGGGTGA
- a CDS encoding Rieske (2Fe-2S) protein: MSLHLVAQLDQLEDATPKVFSVAGRSIGLIKSNGRVHAVRNVCPHKGAPVCRGTFKGTMLPSEPDTFVFGMDDRILQCPWHGWEFDLNTGRTLCGHGNKKLILYPVTVKDGAVYLDLGRD, from the coding sequence GTGAGTTTACATCTGGTGGCGCAACTGGATCAGTTGGAGGACGCCACTCCCAAGGTCTTCTCGGTGGCTGGACGATCCATCGGCCTCATCAAATCAAACGGCAGGGTTCATGCGGTGCGCAATGTCTGCCCGCACAAGGGTGCACCGGTCTGCAGAGGCACGTTCAAGGGAACGATGCTACCGAGTGAGCCTGATACTTTCGTTTTCGGCATGGATGATCGGATTCTGCAGTGTCCGTGGCACGGATGGGAGTTCGATCTGAACACCGGCCGGACGTTGTGCGGTCACGGCAACAAGAAGCTCATACTATATCCGGTCACGGTCAAAGATGGGGCGGTCTATCTCGATCTGGGGCGTGACTGA
- a CDS encoding NAD(P)-dependent oxidoreductase — protein sequence MTELRLGFAGVGKMGGLMAARLIEAGHPLTVFDANDLAAELLIKAGARRARTLHELAGQAEIVFASLPTPDVVREVALGTGGIVASSTTKLFVDLSTTGPRVARMVAEGLALKGITAVDCPVSGGLSGARNGTLALMVSCPAAAYDQLRDLLTVFGKPIFVSEIAGAAQTMKLANNLLAACAIAISSEAFVFGVKGGLNPATMCEVFNASSGRNTATLDKFPRSVLPGTFDFGFSTALAFKDVKLCLDEAEALGVPTPVGNAVRQILGVTQAMFGPESDFTSMVRPFEQWAGVEVRSPPGD from the coding sequence ATGACCGAGTTGAGATTAGGTTTTGCCGGCGTCGGCAAGATGGGCGGGCTTATGGCAGCGCGTCTGATCGAGGCCGGTCATCCCTTGACCGTGTTCGATGCGAATGATCTTGCCGCGGAGCTCCTGATCAAGGCCGGCGCCAGGCGCGCCAGAACTCTGCATGAGCTTGCCGGGCAGGCGGAAATAGTATTTGCCAGCCTGCCGACGCCTGACGTGGTGCGAGAAGTTGCGCTCGGGACAGGTGGCATTGTGGCGAGCAGCACCACGAAACTGTTCGTCGACCTGTCGACAACCGGACCTAGGGTTGCCCGGATGGTCGCCGAAGGCCTCGCCCTCAAAGGCATTACTGCCGTGGATTGCCCGGTGAGCGGCGGTCTTTCGGGCGCTCGCAACGGCACGCTCGCACTGATGGTGTCCTGCCCGGCGGCCGCCTACGACCAACTCCGGGATCTGCTTACGGTGTTCGGCAAGCCGATCTTCGTCAGCGAGATAGCGGGCGCCGCGCAAACGATGAAGCTCGCCAACAACCTGCTCGCCGCGTGCGCGATAGCGATTTCATCGGAAGCGTTTGTATTCGGCGTCAAGGGCGGATTGAATCCGGCGACAATGTGCGAGGTGTTCAACGCTAGCAGCGGCAGAAATACCGCAACATTGGATAAGTTCCCGCGGTCGGTGCTGCCAGGTACCTTCGATTTCGGCTTCTCGACGGCCTTGGCTTTCAAGGATGTGAAGCTGTGCCTGGATGAAGCAGAAGCGCTTGGGGTGCCGACACCTGTCGGCAACGCCGTTCGGCAGATTCTCGGGGTCACGCAGGCGATGTTTGGTCCCGAGTCCGATTTCACCAGCATGGTGCGTCCATTCGAACAATGGGCTGGCGTGGAGGTGCGCTCTCCGCCCGGAGACTGA
- a CDS encoding glycosyltransferase yields the protein MTSTLTLALRARNANRIKPRYQICLIHPFDPRGQKVGGLETYIRDFITFHPVDTDILFIGVDSTGELELGRLHRLTFRGRGFDFLPILHYSDQQAREAARTIRTSLTGQFFMALLRHFGTIARLIRARRCSVDLRRVEFSWLPAILRLPFVQMLHGEGAPKLQMDSLLRKYAFVHNTGERFAVAMSEKFLCVNPFITERLQQTYPRRKDKIDTLWTWVNTDIFKPQLWPLNSSPFQIVFAGRLDEFKDPPLMFRTIDRLRQRLNGDVRFHYIGTSDPHRFEEFAAIEDITVRHGFKDAAGMAETLAGAHAGILTSEFEGMPRCVLETLAVGRPVVAMHLPQLEPVIHSGVSGYLVARSGDRDDMADTLAQRFVDVRNAIEAGAMNPVEIADSISAFTPGTQLARVFRYHQEIQDARGLAAAAPT from the coding sequence ATGACTTCAACATTGACCCTGGCGCTGCGCGCGCGAAATGCCAACCGGATCAAGCCGCGTTACCAGATCTGCCTGATCCATCCATTCGATCCGCGCGGCCAAAAGGTCGGCGGTCTCGAAACATACATCCGCGACTTCATCACGTTTCATCCTGTTGACACCGACATCCTCTTCATCGGCGTGGACTCGACGGGCGAGCTGGAGCTGGGACGGCTTCACCGGCTGACGTTCCGCGGCCGCGGCTTCGACTTCCTGCCTATCCTTCACTATTCGGACCAGCAGGCGCGCGAAGCGGCCCGCACGATCCGCACGTCGCTGACCGGCCAGTTCTTTATGGCACTGCTCCGCCACTTCGGCACGATCGCAAGGCTGATCCGCGCCAGGCGATGTTCGGTCGATCTGCGGCGCGTCGAGTTTTCGTGGCTGCCGGCGATCCTGCGGCTGCCATTCGTGCAGATGCTTCACGGCGAGGGCGCGCCGAAATTGCAGATGGATTCGCTGCTGCGGAAATACGCCTTCGTCCACAATACCGGCGAACGGTTCGCCGTCGCCATGAGCGAAAAATTCCTTTGCGTCAATCCGTTCATCACCGAACGGTTGCAGCAGACCTATCCGCGCCGCAAGGACAAGATCGACACGCTCTGGACGTGGGTCAATACGGATATCTTCAAGCCGCAACTCTGGCCGCTGAACTCTTCACCGTTCCAGATCGTGTTCGCCGGCCGGCTCGATGAATTCAAGGATCCGCCGCTGATGTTCCGCACCATCGATCGCCTGCGGCAGCGATTGAACGGCGATGTCAGGTTTCACTATATCGGCACCAGCGATCCGCACCGGTTCGAGGAATTCGCAGCTATCGAGGACATTACCGTGCGCCACGGCTTCAAGGATGCCGCGGGAATGGCGGAGACCCTGGCAGGCGCACATGCCGGCATCCTGACATCGGAGTTCGAAGGCATGCCGCGTTGCGTGCTCGAGACGCTGGCGGTGGGCCGCCCCGTCGTCGCCATGCACCTGCCGCAGCTCGAACCCGTGATCCACTCTGGCGTCAGCGGCTATCTGGTGGCGCGCAGCGGAGATCGCGACGACATGGCCGATACGCTGGCCCAGCGGTTCGTCGATGTTCGCAATGCCATCGAAGCAGGCGCGATGAACCCGGTAGAGATCGCCGACTCCATCAGCGCATTTACCCCCGGCACCCAGCTCGCGCGGGTGTTCCGTTATCATCAGGAAATTCAGGATGCGCGCGGCCTTGCCGCCGCGGCGCCGACCTAA
- a CDS encoding amidohydrolase family protein, whose product MSETLVRAEVRVRAKIIDADVHPWINGDIKGLKKYLSRDWWAHFDGRYVLPNHWLRPPLARASSNRIDAMTPSGGEPGSDPVFMKEEHLDKHNISHAILSSIQAGKLAAIPTANEAAALATAFNEYFLNEFITVDDRYKLAMVVAAHDPRAAAAEIRRIGHLPNVVAVYMPLLNILMGQKHYYPIYEAAESLGLPILIHPTGTEGGFPTAVAFAGGTPSTYIERHTNFPEIGMSSINSMIFEGVFYRFPGLKLLAAEFGFSWLPHFLWRMDQNWHQFRKEVPWVKAKPSETVLNHVRFTSQPMEEPEKPEYLASILEMIHADRTLVFSTDYPHWDNDLPNLTLPGIPAALRQRIFFQNAADLFNLA is encoded by the coding sequence ATGTCTGAAACGCTTGTGAGAGCCGAAGTTCGCGTGCGCGCGAAGATCATCGACGCCGATGTGCATCCCTGGATCAACGGCGATATCAAGGGATTGAAGAAATACTTGTCGCGCGATTGGTGGGCGCATTTTGACGGCCGGTATGTCTTGCCAAACCACTGGCTGCGTCCGCCGCTCGCGAGGGCCTCATCCAACCGCATCGACGCCATGACGCCCTCGGGAGGAGAGCCCGGTTCTGACCCTGTATTCATGAAAGAGGAGCACCTCGACAAGCACAATATCAGTCACGCGATCCTGTCATCGATTCAGGCCGGCAAGCTTGCCGCCATTCCGACCGCAAACGAGGCCGCAGCCCTTGCGACGGCCTTCAACGAATATTTTCTCAATGAGTTCATCACGGTCGATGACCGCTACAAGCTCGCAATGGTTGTCGCCGCTCATGATCCGCGCGCCGCCGCCGCGGAGATCCGCCGTATCGGCCACCTGCCGAACGTGGTTGCGGTGTATATGCCGCTGCTCAATATCCTGATGGGGCAGAAGCATTACTATCCGATCTACGAGGCGGCCGAGAGCCTTGGCCTTCCGATCCTGATCCATCCGACCGGGACGGAGGGAGGTTTCCCAACGGCGGTGGCCTTCGCGGGAGGGACTCCAAGCACCTATATCGAGCGACACACGAACTTCCCGGAAATCGGGATGTCCAGCATCAACAGCATGATCTTCGAAGGTGTGTTCTATCGATTTCCGGGTCTGAAACTGCTCGCGGCGGAGTTTGGCTTCAGTTGGCTCCCTCACTTCCTTTGGCGAATGGACCAGAACTGGCATCAGTTTCGCAAAGAGGTCCCGTGGGTAAAAGCGAAGCCAAGTGAGACGGTGCTGAACCATGTCCGCTTCACGTCGCAACCGATGGAGGAGCCGGAGAAGCCGGAATACCTCGCCAGCATTCTCGAGATGATCCATGCCGATCGCACGCTGGTGTTCAGTACCGACTACCCTCATTGGGACAACGATTTGCCCAATCTCACATTGCCGGGAATTCCAGCGGCGCTGCGGCAGAGGATATTTTTTCAGAATGCCGCTGACCTCTTCAATCTGGCTTGA
- a CDS encoding glycosyltransferase family 4 protein — translation MNILLLTSEFAPAMGGIGTYACEIAAAASRLGAKVTVVAPDYARQIHDDQALPFDVVRFRGGLHSMRELPSKIMLARRGVRGDRYDVVHAADWPFFIPVALSRWRTPARVLMTVHGTEINEAQTPLKRMAIRGAGVFGPRTEVVANSRFTETLFRERFAVDPRRISAINLGVSEFWFGAPRKRREVRLTYRLPEERVVMITVARITRRKGHHLTLAALSQLPDDVRHRITWLVIGPDGEADYVGELRRAAGQAACDIRFLGAQPNEAIRDLYTASDFFCLTGLPDTTGRVEGFGLVYLEAGAAGLPSVATDVGGVPDAVLADETGILVPPSVESISQAIAELAADRGLRAILAAGVSAHARALSWERCAATTYGLTYAGKRASADRATGMTA, via the coding sequence TTGAACATCCTTCTGTTGACCAGCGAGTTCGCCCCCGCGATGGGAGGTATTGGGACCTATGCCTGCGAAATTGCGGCGGCTGCCAGCCGGCTCGGCGCAAAGGTCACCGTGGTGGCACCCGATTACGCGCGGCAGATCCACGACGACCAAGCCCTGCCTTTCGACGTCGTTCGGTTTCGCGGCGGCCTCCACTCCATGCGCGAGCTGCCGAGCAAGATCATGCTGGCGCGCCGCGGCGTCCGCGGCGACCGGTACGATGTGGTTCATGCCGCCGATTGGCCGTTCTTCATTCCAGTGGCGCTTTCCAGGTGGCGGACGCCGGCGCGGGTATTGATGACCGTGCATGGCACCGAGATCAACGAGGCGCAGACGCCGCTGAAGCGCATGGCGATCCGCGGCGCCGGCGTGTTCGGGCCGCGGACCGAGGTCGTCGCCAACAGCCGCTTCACCGAGACGCTGTTCCGCGAGCGGTTTGCCGTCGACCCGCGCCGGATCAGCGCGATCAATCTAGGCGTGTCGGAATTCTGGTTCGGCGCGCCAAGGAAACGCCGCGAGGTGCGGCTGACCTATCGTCTGCCGGAAGAGCGGGTAGTGATGATCACGGTCGCGCGGATCACGCGCCGCAAGGGGCATCACCTGACGCTCGCCGCATTGTCGCAGCTTCCCGACGATGTGCGCCATCGCATCACATGGCTTGTGATCGGACCGGACGGCGAAGCCGATTATGTCGGTGAATTGCGACGGGCTGCCGGCCAGGCCGCATGCGACATTCGATTCCTCGGCGCGCAGCCCAACGAGGCCATCCGCGATCTCTACACGGCTTCGGATTTCTTCTGCCTGACGGGACTGCCCGACACGACCGGCCGGGTGGAGGGATTTGGACTGGTCTATCTCGAGGCCGGAGCCGCCGGCCTGCCAAGTGTCGCGACCGACGTCGGCGGCGTCCCTGACGCCGTGCTCGCCGACGAGACCGGAATTCTCGTGCCGCCGTCGGTGGAGAGCATATCGCAGGCGATCGCGGAGCTGGCCGCGGATCGGGGCCTGCGTGCCATTCTCGCAGCAGGCGTCTCCGCGCATGCCCGCGCCCTTTCATGGGAGCGATGCGCGGCGACAACCTATGGTCTGACCTATGCCGGCAAGCGGGCATCCGCGGACCGCGCCACAGGAATGACGGCATGA
- a CDS encoding WecB/TagA/CpsF family glycosyltransferase, whose product MAEPPASLQPRLTVDGITINVPSLPEAVSSIVSAAQHGGNFSVCTLNLDHVVQLQQHANFRAAYRRARFVTADGFPIVVLSRLMGTRIERTTGADLVEPICAEARRKGLPVFLFGANDLTLEETARRLSERFQGLQIAGCLAPGPGFDPYSSEADAAIERIRASGARLCFVALGAPRQELFAARCLDELNGTGVLCIGAALDFIAGTQNRAPSIARKAGLEWAWRMLREPRRLGPRYVRCMSVVPRLVARTIPQIVQARMRKAA is encoded by the coding sequence ATGGCGGAACCGCCAGCATCGTTGCAGCCGCGCCTCACTGTCGACGGCATCACCATCAACGTTCCATCGCTTCCAGAAGCCGTCTCGTCGATCGTGTCGGCCGCGCAGCATGGTGGCAACTTCAGCGTCTGCACGCTCAATCTCGATCACGTTGTTCAATTGCAGCAACATGCGAACTTTCGCGCCGCCTATCGCCGTGCCCGATTTGTCACAGCCGACGGGTTCCCCATCGTCGTGCTGAGCCGCCTCATGGGCACGCGCATCGAGCGAACCACAGGCGCCGATCTCGTCGAACCAATCTGTGCGGAAGCGCGAAGGAAAGGCCTCCCGGTGTTTCTGTTCGGCGCGAACGACCTCACGCTGGAAGAGACGGCGCGGCGGCTGTCGGAACGATTCCAGGGATTGCAGATCGCGGGCTGCCTTGCGCCGGGGCCGGGGTTCGATCCGTATTCCAGCGAAGCCGATGCTGCGATCGAGCGTATTCGTGCCTCAGGCGCCAGGCTCTGCTTCGTCGCACTGGGCGCGCCGCGACAGGAACTGTTCGCGGCACGATGCCTCGACGAGCTGAATGGAACCGGCGTGCTGTGCATCGGGGCCGCCCTCGATTTCATCGCCGGCACACAAAACCGCGCACCGTCCATTGCGCGCAAGGCTGGGCTGGAATGGGCCTGGCGCATGCTGCGCGAGCCGCGCCGGCTCGGTCCCCGCTATGTCAGATGCATGAGCGTGGTTCCGCGCCTCGTTGCGCGAACCATTCCGCAAATCGTCCAGGCACGCATGAGGAAAGCAGCATGA